The following nucleotide sequence is from Mucilaginibacter sp. cycad4.
GATGTTCCCGTCATTATCAACCACAAGCCCGGCCGGCTTTTTAAATTTGGCGGCACGCCCAAGCCCATCTAAAGTACCTGCCGAAGGTTGGCCTGCAAGTGTGTACACGTAACCCGATGGAAATATTTTACGAATGGCGTTATTACCATCCGACACATACAGGTTATCATCCTTATCGATAGCTATGCCGTAGGGATTGATGATATTTGCCATATTACCCGGGCCATCGGCCGTACCGCTTTTATTAATACCGGCAAAAACAGTGACTGTACCCAACGGGGTGATTTTTAATATATTATGATTATTATAGTTTGCCACAAATAAGTTACCGCTTTTATCCTTAACCACTCCACGGGGGTTATTAAGCTTAGGCACATCAAAAGGTGGCCCGGGCAGCGCATCGGTACCTATTGACGAAACCTGCCCCGATGCACTTATTATTCGGATCCCGCCGCCGCTTTCGGCTATATACATATTCCCATCGGCATCTGTACTTATACCAAACGGCAATTTAAATTGTGCGGTAGCTGCATCGCCGTTTACATTACCAAACTGTCCTGTACCTGCTATAACCTTAGTGTCGCCGTAAATGGTAGCCGGAACAGCGCCCCCAGTATTAGTAGGGCTTAGCGGCGATATTTCATTGCCGATAATATAAATATTGGGAGTAGTATAGGTAATATCGGGCGCCTGGCCAAAAGCTGAAAAAGCTACAAGCCAAAGCACAAGTGCTGTTATTACCGGTTTCAGAAAGGTACACACTTGTGGCTACTTTAAATTGTAAGCAAGTTCAGGTACCCGGAGATCTGGAAGATAGCAAGAGTAAATATAATTGGCCATTAAATTGCAGGTAAGGTTATAGTAATCTGTTTTATCTCATCAGTTTATCAGTTACTGATATACATACTAAAATAAGCTTTTTCGATAACACTTAATCAACTAATTTTAAATGATTTAAATTATATAACCCCTATCACCAAAAACAAAAAAAGCCGGCAATGCCGGCTAATATTTTTAAAAAGAAGAATAATGTTTTAGTTGGTATTAATTACGCCTGAAGCCACCTTTTTGGCCACCACCGTTAAAGCCAGGACCTTTGTCTTCGGCTACGTTAACCGTGATCCTGCGGCCGTAATAACTTGCTCCATTCATGCAACGTATCGCTTCTTTCGCTTCATCCTCGTTAACCATCTCCACAAAACCAAAACCCTTACTCTCTTTTGTTTCGCGATCTTTAATGATCCTGAGCGATTTAACCGGCCCAAAATCACCAAAAACAGCTGTTAATTCGGCCTCATCTACTTCTAAAGGAAGACCTGCAATAAATACTTTCATCAATGTTTTTAAAATTTGCATAAAGGTACGAAAAAAGAGCCGTATTACCGCCCTCCCGGGTACTAATGATCATTAGGTAATGGCTTTTTTACCTTAATATTACTGAATAAAATTTCCAAACTGATGTTGAAAACGAAACGAATTTTATTTGAGCTGCAGTTCAAAGCTTCCTTCAACACGGTAAAAAGGAGAGTCAGACTTATCGTCTTTAGCTAAAAAGGTAAAGAACGTACCTTTAGCAATCATATTTTCCTGGTTATACTGTTCCATATCAATCTTGCCAAAATCCTGCTGTCCCGCATATTTGGTAAGGGTATATTGAAGCAAAGGTTTTTTTTCATCAACGTTAAACAGAAACTGGCTCCCGGCAACGTCACTGCTGGTTTTTACCGAAGCCAGTCCTAAAGAGCTGATGCCAAAACTCATGTTATGTGCTTTGTTGATTGCGGTGATGCCAAAATACTTGTTATCGCCATTATGCACGTTTATAAATGCAATTGAATCCTGGCTGGCATCAAAAGTGTAAGTAGAATCTTCGATGGTAACTTTTAAAGTACCTTTCCCTGCAAGAAAATTACCCGGAGTATTGATAATGTTTACTGATGATACGCTGTCCTTACTGCTGGCTGTTTTAACCGCGCTGATATCTTTCACTTCCTCATCTTTTTGGCAGGAAGTTAAAGCCACCGAAATGGATAAACTTAGTAAAACAAACCATTTAGTAAAACTGGTACGTATCATAGGCTTACTGGCGAATAAACATAGCAATAAATAATTACAAATTTCATGAAATATGGTTAAACAAATTAATTTTTTTACTTTTTTTAACCTTTGTATGATATACGTCAATAGTCATGCTAAAGTTGCCGGTTTATGTGTGATAGAACACTTTTAATAAAAATGCAAAAAATGGATAACCGGCGGCCCGTTTTCGAATATTTTCAACATCCAAAAATATAAAAATCGAAATATAAATTACAAGCAATACACTGTAAATCAAATTAATATACACCCATTAAAATACTTCGCCCACATTAATAAACAAGCCTCTTGACCCTTCACGCCCGAAACCATAATCAATGGCGATATTGGTTTTGGATACCTTATTGAGTTTAACCCTTAAACCGGCCCCAAAACCAGGCTGCATAGTTTGTAAAGCCGTACCCGGTGCTGCCGAAAACGACTCGCCGTTTACAAAAGCTACCCCTCCAAGTAAACCATTACGGGTTATTTTAAACCGGTATTCGCTTTCAAGATAAACCATTTGCGCCCCTCTAAACCTACCCTGTATGTATCCGCGCCCGGTAGTAAAGCCAGGGTCGTGCCCGGTAGCGGGCAGATCGAGGTATGCCGGCCGGCCGTTAAGTACCAACCAACTGTATGACCAAAAGGCCAGCACGTTATCCGAGCTTTCCGGAAATCTGAAGTATTTGCGCACGTCAACAATTAAAGAGCGCCAGGCAGTTGTACTGCCTAAAAATGTATAATTATCCCGGTACTGTAACGAGGTGTAAAATCCGCGCGATGCATTAATCGGGTTATCGCGGCTGTCATAGAGCCCGCTAAACGTTATCCCGGTTGATATAGCGCGGCTAACAGGTCCATATCTTTCATAGTCGGACGTTTTTCCGTTTAACTGCCCTTTCTCGTACATGTTCCACCTGTCATCAAAAATATAGCCCAAACCGGCGTAAAAATTTCCGGTTATATTGCGCAAAACAGTTTCATGAAAACGAAAAAAACTATAAACCAGCGGGTTTTCATTATCCCTGTCAGAATTACTGCCTAAGCCAAAACTGCTTTGCGGATACTTGTAAAACCTGAAATCGCCTATAAAATCATATTTGTTGTTTTTCGACCAGATGTTTGATTGAATAGGGATGATCACCTGCTTATTTTGAGTATAGGCAGGATTGATCGTTATGGTGGAGATCCGGGTATCGGGCGCTAACCTGAAAATCACATTGCCTGATATAGTACCCGCCAGCCCTGTTTGTAAAGTGTAACCTATAGCCGGGATAATGGATATTACCGGTTTTGAAGTTACAGAATCAACCTTGCCGGGTTTATTGCTTTCATGAAAAATGGATCCGATAACATCAAAAATATCTTTTTCAAAGGTAGTGTCAGGATGGGTAACCAGTACGGTATCTTTATATTTAGTATGCCCTATCGGGATGTATCTTTTATCCTGGGCGTGTACTCTGATACTTATGAGCAAGCCTGCAAAAATTAAAATGCTTGTTTTATTAATACCCATTATAATTATTCGATGCAGGAAAAGTAAAGGTTTATCCGTGCAATTATAAAATAATTATTTAAGTTATTTGTTTGTACAAGATTTTATTGCGCCTTAAGCCGCGGATCAAAAGTAAACTTGTTTACACTGCTGATAGTTATTTTGTTATAATCGGGATGGGCCGGATTAAGCAGGTAATTATATTCCAGATCAATAATTGCCGATGGTACTTTTAATACGGCCGTTTCCATTTTACGAAGCCAGGTATCGCCAAGCAATTGCGTAACGGGGTAGTTAATTACTTTATGCCAGTTAGTATTAAGCTTTTGAAGTTTGTTTACAGTGATTTCAAAAACAGGCAGGTTATCCGGTATCTGAAATATGATAACCGAAAAATCGCCGGCGTACAAGGCTGTACCAGGCGAATGCGCCAGTTTTTCGAGACATGAAAGAGCCAGTGAACCACCTGTATAGATCATATATTGCCCCAATGAATTCCATCGGCCGTCAATTCCTGAGCCTTTGCGGTCACGGGCATATTTAGTTTGGCTTATCCGGTAAACGTTCAAAAAAGGTAGATAGATAGATTAATAAATTATCTGGCGAACATAAATTGCTTTAAAGAAACAATCAATAATTCACTAAATCATTAATTCAATAATTATTTTTAGGCAAGCACACCGTAATCAATACGGATAAGCTGGCTTATTACAATACTAATACCTGTTATGGTATCAAGTAAATCAAAAGGGATAGCGTCAATACCCGGATTATAGTGTTTTAGCCAGCCCTTAAACTCGTCAAGGGTGCCAAAGGTATCAAGGCCTTTATCAAAAAGCTCAAACAGTTGAATGATGTGCTCACTAAGCCCCTGGTTTAATTCATGTGTACTTTGCAAATGCTTACGCAAAGTAGGCTCGGTTATATGCAACCATTTGGCAATATCGCTTTGAGTGGCGCCGGTTACCTTTAATAAATCAGTGATGGAATTTGAACGCAACCCTTGTTTTATAGCCCCAAGCTTGGCCAAAGGCGATTTAAAATAGGTTTCATAAGGCATCAGCAGATCATTAAAAACCTGCATAGGCGCATCGGTAAATACATAAGGGCGGGATGCAGCCTGCCCTTGCCTGGCTTCAATAGCTGTATTACGTTTAATTGCTTTGCTCATATACAAATGTAAATATTTTCTATTAAAAAAGAAAATATTTACATTTTATTAATTCTACTCTTATACCTTCCCCATATCTGCCTTAATAAAAAAATTACCAATAAAATTAGCAATTGTAAAAAATATTTCCGACATTTGATTATTCTTTTATGCCAATAGGCATTTAAAACATAATGAAACCCGATATATCTTCCTTTAATAACGCCGCCCAGGTTGAGCGGCTTATTGACAAATATTTTGCCCACATAAAGGGTAAATATCACATTGAACAAAAACCGGTAAAAAACAGTAAAGACAATGCAGAAACTATTGAACAAAAGGTTTGGGACCGTGAACCCGAACCTGCAACCCTATCGGGACTGGCCCTTGCACTTGGCTTTAACAGCCGGCAGGAGCTTCATGATTATATACAGCACGGCCGGTTTTCACAGGCTGTTAAACAGGGGATTTTACGCGTAGAAGCCAGCTATGAGGCTCATCTGCACCAAAATGCAACCGGGGCAATGTTCGCGTTAAAAAACATGGGGTGGAACGAAAAACATGACCCATCACCAAATACAGAGGCAGGGAATGTTTTAACAGTGAAAATCTTAAGCTCCGGCCCGCCCCCTGCCGGCAGTGAAAAAGAGGTAAAACTATAACCCCGGTACCCGTTTGTAAGTTCAGGTATCAGATTAAAAAATCAGCAAAAATGACCGATGAAGAAATAATCACCGACATTACATTTAAAGAACCGGAAGGCTTTCACTGCTCTGTCCTGTTCAAACAAAATTTTCTCTCAACCGCACATGTGGTAGTTAACCAGGGAGGCACCAGCAGCGGTAAAACATTTGCCATTGAGCAGGCGCTGTTTTGCCTTGCCTGCGAAAACCCCAAACAGGTGATCACCATAGTTGGGCAGGATATTCCTAACCTTAAAGCAGGCGCCCTGCGCGATGCATTAAATATATACAACTCTTCGCCGGTATTACAGGCAAAAATTAAAAGTTATAATAAAAGCGACCGGATCTTCGAGTTCATTAACGGCAGTAGTTAATGTGCTGCAGCAGGAAGTTCAGGGATTAAAAGAAGGAAAAAGATCTTAAATATATTGTTTAAGAGGTTGTGCCCAGAACGAGATTCGAACTCGTACATCCTTACGAATGCCACCCCCTCAAGATGGTGCGTCTACCAATTTCGCCACCTGGGCTTTTAAAAAATGTGAGAATCTTTCAATTCTCACATTCTAATTTTTCTTACTTAAAAAAGGCGTGCCCGAAGAGAGACTCGAACTCTCAAGAGACAATTCTCAACGGCTTCTGAGACCGCAACGTTTACCAATTTCGCCATCCGGGCTTATCGTTTTATTAACAAGCGTGCAAATATAATCGTTTCCGCCAAATTGCAACCTAATAAATTAAAAAATCAATATTATGTTGTTTAACGGTATTTGAAAATCTAACTTAGGTTTCATAAAACACTTTATATCAAACTAAATGAAGCTAAACCGCATTTTTATTTCAGGTACCTTATTCTGTTCTGTGTGGTTCAATTCTGTCCTGAAAGCACAAACTATTACTATTTTACAGCAGGATAAGCCAACAAGTATCCGTGGTTTATCGGTAGTTGATGACAATACGGCATGGATAAGCGGCAGCAAAGGATACATCGCTAAAACTAACGACGGCGGTAAAACCTGGAACTGGCAGCAAATAAAGGGTTATGAAAAATCCGACTTTCGGGATATCGAAGCTTTTAATGATCATGAAGCCGTGATCATGAGTTCGGGCACGCCGTCCCTCATCTTGAAAACAGTTGATGGCGGACAAACCTGGCAGGAAAAATATCGAAAAACAGATACAACCTATTTTTTAGACGCCATGGATTTTGCCGATAACCATCACGGTTACATCTTAGGCGACCCAATCAACAATAAATTTTTATTACTGGAAACCAAAGACAGTGGTGAAACCTGGAACGAGTCGGAAAATGCCCCGGATGCACTACCCGGAGAAGCTGCTTTTGCAGCGAGTGGAACATGCCTCAGAGTATCGGGCAAAGGAGCGATATACATCGTTTCAGGAGGTAGCAGTGCAAGGCTTATTTCCTTGCAGCTTCACAATAATCAATGGCAGTATTCAAATCTTCCTCTTACTCATGGAAAAAGCAGTGAAGGGGCTTTTTCAATATCGACAGGGCAAAATGCCGGTATTATTATCGGGGGGGATTATGCCAATGATAAAAAGACAGATTCAGTGGCAACTATCCACACGGTTCACCCTGTCCTCACATTTACACCATCACAAACAGGGCCGGCAGGTTTTCAATCAGGTGTTGAGTACATAAAATCCGGAATATTCCTTTCCACAGGCACTCCCGGGAGCAACATCACTACAGATGGAGGCAAAACGTGGAAGCAAATAGACGGCACAAGCTTTAACGTTTGCCGTAAGGCAAAACATGGCACACTCGTATTATTAGCCGGAAATAGCGGTAAAATAGCTGTTCTAAAATTGTAGTTTACTGGTTTTTAATAGCTTAAAAAAAGCTTTACATTAATTTAAAAAATAGCTTGCAGGGAATAATTAAGAACCCTATATTTGCACCACTTTAAACGGAAACGGTTAACCGAACCAAGGAAGTTGAAAAGTATGATTCCGTAGCTCAGCCGGTAGAGCATAACACTTTTAATGTTGGGGTCCTGGGTTCGAGTCCCAGCGGGATCACAAAGCCTTTGAAAAGAGGCTTTTTTATTTAAAAACAAAAGCTGCCCTTTAAACAGCTCCGCCTCATTAAGCGAAAAATTTAAAGAATGATTCCGTAGCTCAGCCGGTAGAGCATAACACTTTTAATGTTGGGGTCCTGGGTTCGAGTCCCAGCGGGATCACAGAAAGGCACAAGAAATTGTGCCTTTTCGCATTTAAACCCGTGCTCAACGCTGTTTTTGGTAAATAAACGGCCATCCCAAATCAGTTCCGGTCAGATCGATAGAAGCCGAAACTACTGAACACCTTTTTTCGTTATATTGCTCCACAATTAAGCACAACCAATACTAAAAATGACCGGCGGTAATAAGAACGATAAGGTGAATATGAAGACGCTTGCGAAAGAGCTTAACCTTTCAACCGCGACCATATCCAAAGCGTTGCGCGATAGCTATGATATCAGTCCTGAAACCAAACTGAAGGTAATGGAAGTTGCAAAACGCTTAAATTATGTACCTAACGCTTATGCCAGCAGTCTCCGCAAACAAAGCAGTAACACAATAGCCATCATTATACCCGAAATTGCTGATAGCTTTTTTAGCCAGGCCATTAACGGAATTGAAAGCGTTATCGCCCCTAAAAAATACCATGCGCTGATCTATCTTACTCATGACAGCTATGAACGGGAGGCATCCATGTTTAACGACCTGGCCAGCGGACGGGTGGACGGCCTCATCATGTCGGTAGCCAGCAGCACGCAGGATACGGGCCATATTAAAACATTACAGGAAACGGGCATCTCCATAGTTTTTTTTGACAGGGTATGCGAGGATATTACTGCCGATAAAATTATAACCGACGACTATAACAGCGCCTACAACGCTGCCTGTCATCTGCTACAGGCCGGATGTAAAAACATCTCATTGGTTACCATCAGCGGCTATCCTACTATTTTAACCGCCCGGGAACAAGGATATCGCAACGCTTTAACCGACAATGGGTTTGCAGCTAAAGATACAGGAATAGTAACCTGCTCAAATAAATATACGGAGGAAAACGTAAATATGATCAAAGCGCATTTGGCAACCGTTAAACCCGATGGTATCATAGCCACGGTTGAGCAATTGGCGACCGCTACCTACCTGGCCTGCGATGAACTGAAACTACAGATTCCCGGTGATGTAAAAGTTGTTTGCTTTACCAATCAAATTACCGCGGCCATACTTAACCCATCGCTTACTACTATTTTGCAACCCGCGTATGATATGGGCAAGCAGGCAGCCGAAATACTTTTCGGCCGCCTGTCCGGGCGGCTTATGGAAACCGAGCAGGAACTGGTAATGCCATCACAATTAATTGCAAGGGCATCAACAGCCTCTTAACAATTAATCTTTTTGAGGGATATTGGTCATGGTGAAAGCCAAGGTACCGCCGTGGCTAATTTGCTCATGCGATATCATATGATCTTTTATGACCACCCCGTTAAAGGTTACTACCTTCACATATTTGTTTTGGGCAGATAAGCCTGTAGCTTTGATCACCAGTTTATTTCCGTTTTGCAGGTTCAGGGCAATATATGGAAACTGGGGGGCACCGATGCTATACATGCCCGATGCCGGCGTTACCGGGTAAAAGCCCATGGTGCTAAAAATATACCAGGCTGATGTTTGGCCGCAATCATCATTACCATTTATGCCGATAGGTGCATTCCTGAAATTTTGCCATGAGGTATGCTGCCTTACCAGTTCCTGCGC
It contains:
- a CDS encoding RNA-binding protein; the encoded protein is MKVFIAGLPLEVDEAELTAVFGDFGPVKSLRIIKDRETKESKGFGFVEMVNEDEAKEAIRCMNGASYYGRRITVNVAEDKGPGFNGGGQKGGFRRN
- a CDS encoding RES family NAD+ phosphorylase, giving the protein MNVYRISQTKYARDRKGSGIDGRWNSLGQYMIYTGGSLALSCLEKLAHSPGTALYAGDFSVIIFQIPDNLPVFEITVNKLQKLNTNWHKVINYPVTQLLGDTWLRKMETAVLKVPSAIIDLEYNYLLNPAHPDYNKITISSVNKFTFDPRLKAQ
- a CDS encoding antitoxin Xre/MbcA/ParS toxin-binding domain-containing protein, whose protein sequence is MSKAIKRNTAIEARQGQAASRPYVFTDAPMQVFNDLLMPYETYFKSPLAKLGAIKQGLRSNSITDLLKVTGATQSDIAKWLHITEPTLRKHLQSTHELNQGLSEHIIQLFELFDKGLDTFGTLDEFKGWLKHYNPGIDAIPFDLLDTITGISIVISQLIRIDYGVLA
- a CDS encoding terminase small subunit, giving the protein MKPDISSFNNAAQVERLIDKYFAHIKGKYHIEQKPVKNSKDNAETIEQKVWDREPEPATLSGLALALGFNSRQELHDYIQHGRFSQAVKQGILRVEASYEAHLHQNATGAMFALKNMGWNEKHDPSPNTEAGNVLTVKILSSGPPPAGSEKEVKL
- a CDS encoding YCF48-related protein — encoded protein: MKLNRIFISGTLFCSVWFNSVLKAQTITILQQDKPTSIRGLSVVDDNTAWISGSKGYIAKTNDGGKTWNWQQIKGYEKSDFRDIEAFNDHEAVIMSSGTPSLILKTVDGGQTWQEKYRKTDTTYFLDAMDFADNHHGYILGDPINNKFLLLETKDSGETWNESENAPDALPGEAAFAASGTCLRVSGKGAIYIVSGGSSARLISLQLHNNQWQYSNLPLTHGKSSEGAFSISTGQNAGIIIGGDYANDKKTDSVATIHTVHPVLTFTPSQTGPAGFQSGVEYIKSGIFLSTGTPGSNITTDGGKTWKQIDGTSFNVCRKAKHGTLVLLAGNSGKIAVLKL
- a CDS encoding LacI family DNA-binding transcriptional regulator — protein: MTGGNKNDKVNMKTLAKELNLSTATISKALRDSYDISPETKLKVMEVAKRLNYVPNAYASSLRKQSSNTIAIIIPEIADSFFSQAINGIESVIAPKKYHALIYLTHDSYEREASMFNDLASGRVDGLIMSVASSTQDTGHIKTLQETGISIVFFDRVCEDITADKIITDDYNSAYNAACHLLQAGCKNISLVTISGYPTILTAREQGYRNALTDNGFAAKDTGIVTCSNKYTEENVNMIKAHLATVKPDGIIATVEQLATATYLACDELKLQIPGDVKVVCFTNQITAAILNPSLTTILQPAYDMGKQAAEILFGRLSGRLMETEQELVMPSQLIARASTAS